The DNA sequence GGTGGCTGCCCCACGCGGCGGTGTCGCCGGGCCAGAAGAGGACGTGGATGGTGGGGAGCCCCGCGCGCCCGCCGCCCTCGCGCAGGTTGAAGCGGGTGACGTCTTCGTGGCGGAACCCGGGGTCGATGGCCCAGGCGAAGTGGTGCACGCTGTCGGCGTGGAAGCGCACGCGCTTGCGGCCCTGCCCGGCGTCCCCGGCCAGGAGCCCGAGTGGTTCGGCCGCGCCCACGCGGTAGAAGCCGCGCTCGAAGTCGCTCACCGTCCACCCGGGGTTCCCCTCGACGGGCACGCCGGTGGCGCCCACCACCTGGTCGGCGGGGAGGTCGAGGGTGACGTCGTAGGTGGCGAACTCGCCGTAGAACTCGCCCTGGGGGAGGAGCGGCTGGTACGCCCACCCGGTGCGGTCGTAGACGGCGATGCGCGGGTACCACTGGGCGAAGTCGTAGTGCCGCCCGCGCCGCCCCTGGCGCCGGGGCAGGGTCGAGAGCCGCGCGTCCCAGTCCATCACCACCGTCACGCTCCCGCCGGGGGCGAGCGGGGCGGGGAGCGGGAGGGCGGCCACGGTGGAGTCGGGCGCGCCGGGGTAGGCGGGGCGCACCTCGCGGCCGTCCACGCGCACCGAGGTGAAGCGCTCGAAGGCGTGCTCGCTGGGCCCCAGCTCCTGGAAGCGGCGGTTGCCGAACTGCAGCTCGCGGCGCGCCCAGGCGCTGTTGGGGCGGAAGGCGTTCAGGTGCTGGTGGACGTACAGGGTGTCGAGCGTGGCGGGCGAGCGGTTGGTGTAGCGCAGCCGCGCCCGCCCGTGCAGCACGTCGGTGCCCTCCTCCAGCCGCGCCTCGATGCGGTAGTCGACGCCCTGCTGGAAATACGGCGCCGCCTGCGCCCACGCGCTCCCGTGCGCCAGGAGCGCCGCCGCCGCGGCCGCCAGGATCGATCGTGTCATGCGCCCCGCCGGGTCGGAAGTGAGGGGCGGAACTTAGTGCGAAAGTGCGAAAGTGCGAAAGTGCGTCCGGCGGGGTGGCCCCCTCCCCCGCGCGGTCCTCGGCTGCTCGTTCCTCGCAGCCAGAGGACGCGCTCCCCTCCCCCGCTGCGCGGTAGAGGGGAACACCTCGGCGCTGCGCGCGACGAAATCGATTGCGATCGGGATGGGTTACGCAGGTGAAGCCTCGCGGGGTTTGCGAGGCTTTCCGTGGTTCCAGCGAGGGGCTTTAGCCCATCGCGACCCGGCACCCGGGCGATGCCCCGCGTGAGGGATGCGCGCCCGACAGGGCCGGGACGCCGCCGCCACAGGGGTTTCGTGGCGGCGGTGGCCCGGCGCGGTTGGGCACAGTGGTATCGTGCCCTACCGCGCGCGCAGCCCGGCCCGGAGCGCAGCGGAGGGACACGCCCGGGGCCGTGGCTGCCGTTCGCGGTTTCGTCGTCCGGAAACAACCCTCAGGGGGCGCCGAACTCGCGGATGCGGCGGGAGAAGTCGGGGGCGTCGCCCAGGCGCTGGGCGCGGGGGGTGATCAGGAAGCGCTCGCGCGCCCGCTCCAGCGGCAGGTCGGTGTCGATCAGGCCCAGCTCGTAGGCCAGCGCGTCGGAGTAGCCGGGCAGCAGCACGCGGGGGCTGTACGGCCGCACCCGCCGCGGCGAGACGCGGTTGAGGTGCCGCACCAGGTTGGTGGTGCAGGTGTTGGTGAGCGTGTTGTAGAACTCGGGGCGCTCGCGCAGCTCGTTGGCCCGCTCCAGCATGTCCACCAGCATGGCGCGCACCTGCGCCCGCTCGGCGCGCACCGGGTACAGGTGCACGGGGTCCTTCCGATAGTTGGTGCGCAGGCGGATCGCGTCGCGCTCGTCGGCGACGACGTAGGTGACCTCGAACTGGTTCAGCAGCCCCTTGAGCGGCGAATACTTCTCGCCCTTCTCCTTGCGGACCTCCACCGAGACGGCCAGGTAGCGCCCGTCGCGGAAGCCGAACGACACCAGCGTGTGCGCCAGGCCGCGCCAGTCGCGGGCGAACGGCTCCACCACGAACCACGCGCTCTCCACCTCGCGCAGGTCGTAGGCGCGGTCGTCGTGGGCCACCGTGTAGCGGTCCTTCGACTCGTAGCGGGCGTTGCGCACGTTGTGCACGCGCACGCTGTCGCCCCGGAACTCGGCCCAGGGGAGCACCGCGTTGTCGGGCGTCCAGTCGCGCGTGTTCGACGGCTCCATCGCCACCCACCAGCCGGCCGCCGGGAGCACGAGCGCCAGGGCGATCCAGCGCTTCCTGATCCGCTTCCCCTGCATCCTCCCGGCCCTCAGTACGGGGCGATCTGCCGTCGGCCGCCGCTCTCCAGCAGCAGGCGGGACCGTTCGTCCAGCAGCACCCAGATGCTGTAGGCGCCGATCAGGGTGCCCTGGGGGAAGTTGAAGAGGTTGAGGAAGCTCACGATCAGCGTCAGGATCCGCGCCCAGGGCCGGTGGTTGAGCAGTCCCCAGCCCCCGATGATCGAGGGGACGGCGAGGATGCCGATGAAGATCACGATGAACCATCCCAGGCCGGCCATGAGCGCGAAGATCCCCGCCCCCTCCTCGGCGGCGGCCAGGATCCCGGCGCCGCTCATCAGCGTGGCGACGAGTACGGCGATGCCGATGGCCAGCGCGCCGTTCACGATGTTGAGCCAGCCGGCGATCTTCAGGTGCTGTCGCATGTCTTGCATGATTTCGACTCCGTTGTGCGATGTCGAACCAACCCTCACCAGCTCCCGCTGGCGCCGCGCCCGGACGAGTGGCTCCCCCCGGACGACCCACTCGACGACCAGCCGCCCGAGGCGCCGCGACCGGACGACGACCCGCTGCTCCACGACGACGAGGACTCCTCGCGCTCGGGCGGCGGGGTCAGGCGCGGCAGCGTCACCAGGTGCTCGTGGTGGTAGCCGCAGTGGCGGCAGTGCTGGGTGACCTGGTCGGTGCCGGTGGAGTGGTAGGTCGGCCGCTCCAGGGTGCGGCGGCTCACCTGGCAGGTGCGGTAGCGGCACCCCGGGCACGGCTTGGCCGAGGTGAACCACGCGTTGTACGGCAGGAGCAGGTGGTTGCCGCAGCTCCCGCACTTCCACACGTCGTAGTCCACCGACTTCAGCCACTCCTCCATCTTCTGCCCGGAATCCAGGTACACGTCGTCGGACACCTCGTCCAGCCGCTCCATCTCGGTGCCGCAGCCCGGGCACTTCCGCTTGCGGTTCCGCGCGTACGCCGCCGCGCCGACCGCGGCCGCGCCGAGGCCGCCGAGCCCCAGCAGCAGGCCGATTCCCCCGCCCGCCCCGTCCGGGGACCTGGAGTCGCGCGGCGGCGGGACGTAGTACGGCTGCGGCGCCGCGGGCTGTCCGGCGAAGGGCTCGCGCGCGGGCGCGTAGCCGCCGCCCGCGGGCGGGGCGGCAGGGGACGACGCGGGCTCTTCGCGGTACCAGCGCGCGATCTCCCCCGCGCCGGCGAGGATCCCGGCCGCGAAGTGGCCCGCGCGGAACTCGGGGACGATCCGCTCGTCGATCGCCTGCTTCGCGCGGGCGTCGAACGAGGGGGGCGCACCGTCGCCCAGCTCGATGCGCACCCTGCGGTCGCGGACGGCCACCAGCAGCAGCGCGCCGTCGTTCTCCGCCCGGTCGCCCACGCGCCAGGCGTTGAAGAGCCCGGTGGCGAACGCCTCGATGCTGGCGGCGCCCGACGAGTAGTCGTGGACGCTGCCGATGGTGACCACCCGCACGTCCGCGCCCGAGTTGCGCACGCCGGCCAGCAGCGCGCGCACGCTGTCCTCCTGCGCCCGGGTGAGCACCTCGGCCAGGTCGGTGACGGCCGCGCCGGTGTTCTCGGGATACGCGCCTTGCGCGCGGGCGGGCGCGGCGAGGAGCAGGCCGGCGGCGGCGAGCGCCAGCGGAGTCGGCTTCATCTCGGGTCTTCCTCGTTCGCGGGGGAAGATCAGGGAGGCCGCGCGGCGGCGGGAGGGGAGATCCGCGGAAGGCGGGAGGGGGACTGCCCAGCTTCGCCTAAGTTCCGCTCGAATCTACCGTTCCGCGCCGTCCGCGTACAGCCCCCGCGGAAGCGGCGCCCGATTACGAGGGATGCGGCCGAAAAGTTTTCGCGGCCCGGAATGATCGGGCCGCGAGCGTTCTTCCATGGGATGAAAGCAGCGCCGTCAGCGGCGGGTGGTGGCCTCGCGGCTGACGCCGGAGAAGGCGGGGCGGTTGAGGCGGCCGGTGCGGGTGAGCCCCTCCCAGCCGCAGCGCGGGCACCAGCGCCGCTGCACGCGCCCCAGGCTGAGCGCGGAGAGGAAGCGGCCGACGGGGCCCATCTGGATCGGGAGCGTCTCCCCGTCGCACTCGTTGCAGACGCGGTCCGCCGGGAAGATCAGGTAGATCATCGCGAACGCCAGGAGGACCTTGGCGCCGAAGGCGACGAAGAAGAGGAAGATCCACGTCAGCATGGGACTGCCCTGATCGAAGTGCCCCGTCGGCCGCGGCGCCGGCCCGTCCGCCCGCCGTGCAAGAAGCAGGCTCTCCGGACCTCCTTCTCAAAGTATCCGGAGGCCGCCCCTCACGGGAGAGGGAAATTCCCCACGGGCCGGCCCGGCGCCCGCACGCCGTCCGCCCTCCGGAACGGGCGAGCGGGCGCCCGTCTGACGCCAACGCCGTGCCGCTCCGGAAACATCTGCCGACTCCCCGCCGCCCCTCTCGCACTCCCCCGCCGCGCGGGTGTAGATTCGCCGCTCCTTTCACCCGCAAGACCGGTAGATGGCGAACGTCCTCAACGTCCAGGATCTGCACAAGTCGTACGGCCCCCGCGTGGTGTTCGACGGCGTCTCCTTCGCCGTGGACGAGGGGGAGAAGGTGGGCTTCATCGGCGTCAACGGCTCGGGGAAGTCCACGCTCTTCCGCATCGTGGGCGGGGTGGAGGGGGCCGACGCGGGGACGCTCGCCTTCCAGCGCGGCGTCCGCGTGGGCTACCTGGCGCAGGAGCCGGAGTTCGAGGAAGGGGCGACGATCCTCTCCGCCGCCGCCTCGGGGCGCCCGGAGCTGATGGAGGCGATCGGCGAGTACCACGCGGTCGCCGAGGAGCTGGCGCGCGGCGGGGGGGATTCGGGCCGCCTGCTGGCCCGGCAGGAGGCGGCGGGGGCGAAGATCGCCGCGCTGGGCGGGTGGGACTACGAGCACCGCATGGAGGCGCTGCTGACCCGCCTGGACGTGGACCGCTGGGAGCGCCCCGTGGCCGGCCTCTCCGGCGGCGAGCAGAAGCGCGTGGCCCTGGCGCGCGTCCTCCTCCAGGAGCCTGGGCTCCTCCTGCTGGACGAGCCCACCAACCACCTGGACGCCGACACCGTGGCCTGGCTGGAGGAGCACCTGCTCGACTACCCCGGCACGGTGATGCTCATCACCCACGACCGCTACTTCCTGGACCGCGTGGTCACGCGGATGCTGGAGGTCTCGCGCGGCGAGCTGGCGCCCTACCCCGGCGGCTACACCGAGTACCTGGAGGCCAAGGCCGAGCGGCTGGCGCAGGCGTCCGCGGCCGAGCAGAAGCGCAAGCGGCTGATCGAGCAGGAGCTGGAGTGGGCGCGCCGCTCGCCGCCGGCGCGCACGGGGAAGGCCAAGGCGCGCCTGGACCGGGCGGCCGCGCTGCAGGCCGAGCAGCGCGAGAAGCGGCTCCCGCGGCGCACCACCGTCGAGGTCGCGCCGATCGAGGCGCCGCGGCTGGGGCGGACGGTGCTGGAGCTGCACCACGTCGGCAAGGGCTACGGCGGGCGTACGCTGATCCGCGACTTCAGCACCATCCTGCAGGCCGGCGAGCGCATCGGGGTGATCGGGCCCAACGGCGCGGGGAAGACCACGCTGCTGCGGATCGTCCTGGGGCTGGAGGAGCCGGACGCCGGCGTGGTGGAGCTGGGGAAGAACACGCGCGTGGCCTACTTCGACCAGCGCCGCGAGGACGTGGACCCCGAGAAGAGCGTCTACGAGGCCGCCGCCGGGCAGGACTGGGTGAGCGTGGGCGGCGAGCGGATGCACCTGCGCAGCTACCTGGAGAGCTTCCTCTTCCCGCCCGAGCAGCAGCGGCAGAAGGTCTCCTCGCTCTCCGGCGGCGAGCGCAACCGGCTGCTGCTGGCCAAGCTGTTCCTGAAGGACGCCAACCTGCTGGTGCTGGACGAGCCCACCAACGACCTGGACCTGGTGACGCTGCAGGTGCTGGAGTCGGTGCTGGCCGGCTGGCCCGGGTGCGTGCTGATGGTGACGCACGACCGCTACTTCCTGGACAAGGTGGCCACCGGCCTCATCGTCTTCGAGGGGGGCGGAGAGCTGCGGCGCCACGCGGGCGGCTACGACCTGTACCGCCGCCTCAAGGAGCAGCGCGACGCCGAAGCCGCCGCCGCGTCCGCCGCCGCGCCGAAGAAGCCCGCCGCGCCCCCCACGGCGAAGACCGCCGCCTCGGCCGACCGGCCGCGCAAGCTCACCTGGAAGGAGCAGAAGGAGCTGGAGGGGATGGAGGCGGCGATCCTGGAGGCCGAGGCGCGGAAGGAGGAGCTGGGCGCCCGCCTGGCCGACCCCGCGCTCTACGCCTCGGCCCCCGGCGAGGTGGCGCGCCTCACCGCCGAGTACCGCGAGGCCGGCGAGCGCGTGGACGCCCTCTACGCCCGCTGGGCCGAGCTGGAGGAGATCGCCGCCGCGGCCGCGAAGTAGGATTCGAACCGAATGTCTCACGCAGAGCAGCAGAGTCAGCGGAGAAACTCCGAAGTTCTCTGCTGACTCTGCTGCTCTGCGTGCGATTGTCAGGCGCCTGGGACCAGGACGATAGCCAGCGGACCCGCCCAGGACTACTCCTCCTCGTCCTCGATCTCCTCGTACTCGGGCCGCAGCGGCAGGGTGAAGAAGAAGGTGCTCCCCTCGCCCGGCGCGCTCCGGACCCAGATGCGCCCGTCGTGCGCCTCCACGATCCCCCGGGCGATGGCCAGGCCCAGCCCGGCGCCCTGGCGGTTGGCCGAGCGCACCTTCCAGAAGCGGTCGAAGACGTGCCCCAGGTGCTCGGGCGGGATGCCGGGGCCGGTGTCGGACACCGCGAAGCGCACCTCGGCCTCGTCCGCGCGCACCGCGAGCTCCACGCGCCCGCCCTCGGGGGTGAACTTCACCGCGTTGCCCAGCAGGTTGGCCAGCACCTGCAGCACCCGCTCGCGGTCGCCCTCCAGCGCGGGGAGCCCCGGGGGAATGTCGCTCGCCAGCTGCAGGCGCTTCTCGGCCGCCAGCGGCGCGAACGCCTCCAGCGACTCGCGCGCCAGGGCCCCGGGATCCCAGCGGTCCCACTCGATCGCCAGGCGCCCCGCCTCGATGCTCGCCACGTCCAGCAGGTCCTGCCGGAGCCGCTGCATCCGCCGCGCGAGGTCGCGGATCCCCGTGATGCGCTTCCTGAGCTCCGCGTTCTCCCCGTCCTCGGGCAGGGTGCGCAGCAGCACCGTGGTGGTGATCACGATGGCCGAGAGCGAGTTGCCCAGGTCGTGCGACACCACGTGCAGCACGTCCTCGCGCGCGCGGATGGCGCCCTGCGCCGCGCCGTAGAGGCGCGCGTTCTCCACCGCCAGCGCCGCCCGCCCGGCCAGCTCGCGCGCCGTCTCCACCGCCACCGCGTCGAAGCGGCGCCCGGACCGCGAGATCACCAGCTCCAGCGCGCCCAGCGCTTGGTCGCGCAGCACCAGCGGCACCACCAGCACCGAGCGGATCCCCAGCTCCTCCATCACACGCCGCTGCTCGCCGCCCGCCAGCGAGGAGGTGAAGTCTTCCCCCGCCTCCTCGACCAGCACCGGCTCGCGCGCCTGCAGGGCGCGCAGCACCGGGTGGGCGGCCACGGCGTCGACCGGCAGCCCCAGCAGCGCGCGCGCCAGCTCCTCGCGCGCCGGGTCGCCGTGCGCCGCCGCGAGGCGCCGGACACCGCCGTCGTCGTCGCGCAGGAACACCACGCACCAGTCCGCCAGCTCGGGCACCGCCGCGCGGGCCAGCGTGCCGAGCGTCGCCTCGCGGTCCAGCGACTCCGAGAGCCGCGCGCCCGCCTCGGCCAGGAAGCGCATCCGCCGCTCCGCGGCCTCCGCCCCGGCGCGCGCCTCCGTCTCGCGCGCGAGCGCCCCGGCCACCCGCCGCTCGGCCTCCTTGCGCTCGGTGATGTCGCGCAGCACCGCGGTGAAGAGGCGCTGCCCCCCCAGCTCGAGCCGCGAGATCGACGCCTCGGCCGGGAACTCCTCGCCGTTCCTGCGCCGGCCGAAGATCTCCTGCCGCTCCCCCATCCGCTTGGCCACCACGGGCCCGCGGCCGAAGTGCTCGAGGTGGCCCTCGTGCCGCTCCCGCACCCGCTCCGGCAGCAGCGCGGCGAGCGGCTGGCCGATGATCTCCGCGGCCGTCCAGCCGAAGATCCGCTCCGCCCCCTGGTTGAAGAGCACGATGCGCTGCTCCTCGTCCACCGAGACCACCGCGTCGGTGGCGATGGAGATGATCCCCGAGAACTTGGCCTCGGAGAGCCGGAGCGCCTCCTCGGCGCGGATGCGCTCGGTGACGTCGCGCACCACCCGCGCGTAGCCGGTGAGCCGCCCCCCCTCATCGCGCAGCGCCGTGGTGAGCACCTGCGCCCAGAAGCGCGTGCCGTCCCTCCGCACGCGCCACCCCTCCGTCTCCAGCGAGCCGTGCTGCGCGGCGCGGCGCAGGTCGCGCTCGGGCATCCCCAGCGCCACGTCGTCGGGAACGTAGAACGCCGAGCAGTGCAGCCCCGCCGCCTCGGCCGCGGGGTAGCCGATCACGGCTTCCGCCCCCGCGTTCCAGAACGCCACGCGCCCGCCCGCGTCCAGCGCGAAGACGGCCTCGTCGCGCAGGCCGTCCAGCAGCAGGCGCGAGATCCCGTGCGCGGGAAAGGGCGGGGCGGTGCTCATCTGCGGCGTCGCGGGTGCCGGGGTGGTCGCGGATCGGCGGGAAAGCCGGGAACGGTGTCCCAACCTACGTGCGGCCGGACCCGCCCGGTAGCCCGCCCGCGTCGGGAATCACCCGACAGATACTGCGGCCCGGGCCCGACGCGGCTCCCCATACGCCGACGACAGACGCGGCGGCGCCGCCCGCCCATCTTTCCACCTCAGGAGAGCCCGCCGCCGTTCCGCCGCGGGTCCTCGCCGCAGATCCGAGACGAGTGGAGGAGCCCGTGCCCATCGCGCAGCGGTCCGAGTGGCCGCAGATCCTCAGGGACTTCAGCCGGAAGAACGCGGGGCGCGCTTCCCGGCTGGAGGTGGACGACCCCGAGCTGGGCGCGCAGTGGAGCGAGCTGGAGCTCTGCTTCCGCGGGGCCGCGTACGAGCCGCGCTTCCGGCGGGTGGAGATCCTGCTCGTCGACGGCGGCGGGCCCGCCGGCCCCCTCACGCACAGCATCGAGGCGGTGACGGACATCGCCGTCCGGCAGGGCGCCGACGGGCGCGACCGCGTGCTGCGCATCGGCTACCCCGGCGGCCAGACCCTGCTGCGCCTCGCGGCCACGTAGCCCGCGGCGCCCGGACGACGGACACGGCGGCCTCTCCGGTCATCCCGGGAGGCCGCTCTTGTTCACCTCTTCGCTCCGAAGTACGCTTCGGCCCGAGGGCGATACGCGTCCGGGCCCGCGTTGAAGACAGGCTCCAGCACGGACTCGGCACGCACGACTCGCTCGACGCTCTGGTTCATCCACGACAGCGTTTCCAGGATCTTCGCGTGCCAGGTTGTAAGGTCCTGATCCCAGATCGGCTCATGGTGTGAGATTCGGTTCCGAAACTCGCGGATCTCATCGAAGCGGTGCAGGATCGCAGGGCGGCTCCGGACGGACCTGGGTGCGAAAACGAAGGTGTGCGTTAGAATCTCCGGCCACAGGCCGGGCCCCGAACGGCGTGTCTGCTCATAGGGAGACTGGCAGAGCGCGGTCCAGAAACCGAATCCGAGCTGCGCGATCAGTCACCCCGGCGTAAGATTTTTCGTTTGACTACGCTTGCGAAGCCGTTCCTTCGCCTCCTCGACCGTAGCCTGTTCGCGTGGCATCAGCAGCGGCGGCGTTGCGTCAAGCCAGCATGGAATGTCAGCGAACGCGAGTGAACGGCCGCTCAGCACCTTGAGGGACCCGCTGTAGAGCACGTTGCGGAAGGTGATTTCCAGCGCGTGCAAGGTCGGATGGAATGCGCATGACAGCGCCACATTCCAGAAGTACCGCGCAACCATGTCCAGGTCGTCGGCATCCGCGGCTGTGCGGTACGCGTCCAGGCGCTCGATGGAGAACGCGTGGTAGATCGCGTGGAGGGAAAGGGGTTGTTCTGAACCGGCTTTGGGCATAAATTGGAGGCGTAATTCCTCGGGTCGTCCTCTGCTGGAGCAGTCGCCTTCGGGTGCGGCATGACGCCGAGGTTGGAATCCCCGCGACGAGCCTCGTCGCGGGGATTCTGCGTTTCTGCCCTGCCCCCGCTCACCGAGCGCTCTCCTTGGGAAAGCCCCTGGCCGCGGATATTATACGCCCTAACATGAGAAATGTAAACTCCGTCTATTCCAGGTATGCTGAA is a window from the Longimicrobium sp. genome containing:
- a CDS encoding PAS domain S-box protein; protein product: MSTAPPFPAHGISRLLLDGLRDEAVFALDAGGRVAFWNAGAEAVIGYPAAEAAGLHCSAFYVPDDVALGMPERDLRRAAQHGSLETEGWRVRRDGTRFWAQVLTTALRDEGGRLTGYARVVRDVTERIRAEEALRLSEAKFSGIISIATDAVVSVDEEQRIVLFNQGAERIFGWTAAEIIGQPLAALLPERVRERHEGHLEHFGRGPVVAKRMGERQEIFGRRRNGEEFPAEASISRLELGGQRLFTAVLRDITERKEAERRVAGALARETEARAGAEAAERRMRFLAEAGARLSESLDREATLGTLARAAVPELADWCVVFLRDDDGGVRRLAAAHGDPAREELARALLGLPVDAVAAHPVLRALQAREPVLVEEAGEDFTSSLAGGEQRRVMEELGIRSVLVVPLVLRDQALGALELVISRSGRRFDAVAVETARELAGRAALAVENARLYGAAQGAIRAREDVLHVVSHDLGNSLSAIVITTTVLLRTLPEDGENAELRKRITGIRDLARRMQRLRQDLLDVASIEAGRLAIEWDRWDPGALARESLEAFAPLAAEKRLQLASDIPPGLPALEGDRERVLQVLANLLGNAVKFTPEGGRVELAVRADEAEVRFAVSDTGPGIPPEHLGHVFDRFWKVRSANRQGAGLGLAIARGIVEAHDGRIWVRSAPGEGSTFFFTLPLRPEYEEIEDEEE
- a CDS encoding DUF5335 family protein, coding for MPIAQRSEWPQILRDFSRKNAGRASRLEVDDPELGAQWSELELCFRGAAYEPRFRRVEILLVDGGGPAGPLTHSIEAVTDIAVRQGADGRDRVLRIGYPGGQTLLRLAAT
- a CDS encoding ABC-F family ATP-binding cassette domain-containing protein — translated: MANVLNVQDLHKSYGPRVVFDGVSFAVDEGEKVGFIGVNGSGKSTLFRIVGGVEGADAGTLAFQRGVRVGYLAQEPEFEEGATILSAAASGRPELMEAIGEYHAVAEELARGGGDSGRLLARQEAAGAKIAALGGWDYEHRMEALLTRLDVDRWERPVAGLSGGEQKRVALARVLLQEPGLLLLDEPTNHLDADTVAWLEEHLLDYPGTVMLITHDRYFLDRVVTRMLEVSRGELAPYPGGYTEYLEAKAERLAQASAAEQKRKRLIEQELEWARRSPPARTGKAKARLDRAAALQAEQREKRLPRRTTVEVAPIEAPRLGRTVLELHHVGKGYGGRTLIRDFSTILQAGERIGVIGPNGAGKTTLLRIVLGLEEPDAGVVELGKNTRVAYFDQRREDVDPEKSVYEAAAGQDWVSVGGERMHLRSYLESFLFPPEQQRQKVSSLSGGERNRLLLAKLFLKDANLLVLDEPTNDLDLVTLQVLESVLAGWPGCVLMVTHDRYFLDKVATGLIVFEGGGELRRHAGGYDLYRRLKEQRDAEAAAASAAAPKKPAAPPTAKTAASADRPRKLTWKEQKELEGMEAAILEAEARKEELGARLADPALYASAPGEVARLTAEYREAGERVDALYARWAELEEIAAAAAK
- a CDS encoding M1 family metallopeptidase, which translates into the protein MTRSILAAAAAALLAHGSAWAQAAPYFQQGVDYRIEARLEEGTDVLHGRARLRYTNRSPATLDTLYVHQHLNAFRPNSAWARRELQFGNRRFQELGPSEHAFERFTSVRVDGREVRPAYPGAPDSTVAALPLPAPLAPGGSVTVVMDWDARLSTLPRRQGRRGRHYDFAQWYPRIAVYDRTGWAYQPLLPQGEFYGEFATYDVTLDLPADQVVGATGVPVEGNPGWTVSDFERGFYRVGAAEPLGLLAGDAGQGRKRVRFHADSVHHFAWAIDPGFRHEDVTRFNLREGGGRAGLPTIHVLFWPGDTAAWGSHQAARVTYDALAWLQGMFGPYPWPQLTNLHRLESGGTEFPMLVMNGSANRGLIVHEVTHQYLHGILANNEWREGWMDEGFTSFVEDWFTEDFTRDSLRSAVPALDRAALEDSVAAVVWGSTMRTLERLERADSVQPVALPGAAYPSPRIYTAMTYTKASAVFRMLRDLVGEDAFRRILRELYRRHRLQHVTGADFQRVAEEVGRRDLDWFFGQWIERTDGLDYGVASAATRPAGGGRWRTRVEVLRTGAAWMPVEVKVGDVRRRLESRARRQSVEVVTREKPAEVVLDPRWVLIDPDRSNNTFRLP
- a CDS encoding DUF4105 domain-containing protein, yielding MQGKRIRKRWIALALVLPAAGWWVAMEPSNTRDWTPDNAVLPWAEFRGDSVRVHNVRNARYESKDRYTVAHDDRAYDLREVESAWFVVEPFARDWRGLAHTLVSFGFRDGRYLAVSVEVRKEKGEKYSPLKGLLNQFEVTYVVADERDAIRLRTNYRKDPVHLYPVRAERAQVRAMLVDMLERANELRERPEFYNTLTNTCTTNLVRHLNRVSPRRVRPYSPRVLLPGYSDALAYELGLIDTDLPLERARERFLITPRAQRLGDAPDFSRRIREFGAP
- a CDS encoding TPM domain-containing protein — translated: MKPTPLALAAAGLLLAAPARAQGAYPENTGAAVTDLAEVLTRAQEDSVRALLAGVRNSGADVRVVTIGSVHDYSSGAASIEAFATGLFNAWRVGDRAENDGALLLVAVRDRRVRIELGDGAPPSFDARAKQAIDERIVPEFRAGHFAAGILAGAGEIARWYREEPASSPAAPPAGGGYAPAREPFAGQPAAPQPYYVPPPRDSRSPDGAGGGIGLLLGLGGLGAAAVGAAAYARNRKRKCPGCGTEMERLDEVSDDVYLDSGQKMEEWLKSVDYDVWKCGSCGNHLLLPYNAWFTSAKPCPGCRYRTCQVSRRTLERPTYHSTGTDQVTQHCRHCGYHHEHLVTLPRLTPPPEREESSSSWSSGSSSGRGASGGWSSSGSSGGSHSSGRGASGSW